From one Planktothrix agardhii NIES-204 genomic stretch:
- a CDS encoding hypothetical protein (protein of unknown function DUF820) — MSPVQTLLPTDTWVTATWDEYLTALNDPIYSNARGYYFNGRMRLEMSPLGNPHSRDHFIISLAVGFFASLRGIDLDGHDNCTYRKRGFDEAQPDASFYIGENAEIIPWETTIIDLDQFPPPDLVIEVAYSSLADDKGEKRLLYESLGVQEYWIIDVQAVKVIAFEVKNQGSYRIKQSQVLPGLEMGILEEAFRRSRQTNHGKVSAWLLSQFQG; from the coding sequence ATGAGTCCTGTCCAAACTCTACTTCCGACCGATACCTGGGTAACAGCAACCTGGGATGAATACCTCACCGCACTGAATGATCCCATCTATTCTAACGCCAGAGGTTACTATTTTAATGGACGCATGAGGTTAGAAATGTCACCCCTAGGAAATCCCCATTCCCGTGATCATTTTATTATTTCTTTGGCTGTCGGTTTCTTTGCCAGTCTGCGAGGCATTGATTTAGATGGCCATGATAACTGCACCTACCGTAAAAGAGGTTTTGACGAAGCCCAACCCGATGCTTCTTTTTATATTGGTGAGAATGCAGAAATTATCCCTTGGGAAACCACAATTATTGATTTAGATCAGTTTCCGCCTCCTGATTTAGTCATAGAAGTAGCCTATTCTTCTTTAGCAGATGATAAAGGGGAAAAACGTTTACTTTATGAATCTTTAGGGGTGCAAGAATATTGGATTATTGATGTACAAGCGGTTAAAGTTATTGCATTTGAGGTTAAAAATCAAGGTAGTTATAGAATTAAACAATCTCAAGTTTTACCCGGGTTAGAAATGGGAATATTAGAGGAAGCATTTCGTCGTAGTCGTCAAACAAATCATGGGAAAGTTAGCGCTTGGTTGTTATCGCAATTTCAGGGTTAA
- a CDS encoding ATPase: MLNNSSTSNFFSSENFDDVALLQIKENLSENNTDKIKHSFRNFISYLNLEEIGRFVAKTTKDSYLFKIKSHFDFDIVGYNYNLKIFQPPRSSNSNGIRISFNPAGIDIQFIVKNQTDDKECLIKNCQHLLVSRVKEDPVNCDYREHFFVKANKRPLRHLLKFSDLLTDIACKNHEDIEIFCRIEKTKILEFSNNRLLAKVNRILFAFLHLLILASLDNPIDSIKLYEYYRDYHFFYSLINCSEETGIDETELQRWANNINRKGQIILQGPPGTGKTFIAKQLAKHFTRGRDGFSEIIQFHPSYSYEDFIQGIRPRTENGQLTYDLVPGRFLEFCKKAEAYDDICVLIIDEINRANLSNVFGELMYLLEYRDQEICLAGSYEPFKIPENVRIIGTMNTADRSIALVDHALRRRFAFIKIAPNYTILKDYYDIPMIDQLIPVLQDINKMINDPNYEIGISFFMIDNIQDDIEDVWRMEIEPYLEEYFYNALDKIEQFRWNKVKIKLSLNADENN, translated from the coding sequence ATGCTTAATAATTCTTCTACAAGTAATTTCTTTTCATCTGAAAATTTTGATGATGTCGCTTTATTACAAATTAAAGAAAATTTATCGGAAAATAATACAGATAAAATTAAACACTCCTTTCGGAATTTTATATCTTATTTGAATTTAGAGGAGATTGGACGGTTTGTTGCAAAAACAACAAAAGATTCTTATTTATTTAAGATTAAAAGTCATTTTGATTTTGACATTGTAGGCTACAATTATAATTTGAAAATTTTTCAACCACCTAGAAGCAGTAATTCTAATGGTATTAGAATTTCATTCAATCCGGCTGGAATTGATATTCAGTTTATTGTTAAAAATCAAACTGATGATAAAGAGTGTTTAATAAAAAATTGTCAACATTTATTGGTTTCTAGGGTGAAAGAAGATCCAGTTAATTGTGATTACCGAGAACACTTTTTTGTCAAGGCTAATAAACGACCATTAAGACATCTTCTTAAATTCAGTGACTTATTAACAGATATTGCTTGTAAAAATCACGAAGATATTGAAATTTTTTGTAGAATTGAAAAAACGAAAATCTTAGAATTTTCAAATAATAGATTACTTGCAAAAGTCAATCGAATCTTATTTGCATTTTTACATTTATTAATTTTAGCAAGTTTAGATAATCCAATAGATTCTATTAAGCTATATGAATATTATCGAGATTATCACTTTTTTTATAGTTTAATAAACTGTTCTGAAGAAACAGGAATTGATGAAACTGAACTTCAGAGATGGGCAAACAATATTAACCGCAAAGGACAAATTATTTTACAAGGGCCACCGGGAACCGGAAAAACCTTTATTGCTAAACAATTAGCTAAACATTTCACTAGAGGTAGAGATGGTTTTTCAGAAATCATTCAATTTCATCCTTCCTATAGTTATGAAGACTTTATTCAAGGAATACGTCCTCGGACTGAAAACGGACAATTAACTTATGATCTCGTCCCTGGTCGGTTTTTAGAATTTTGTAAAAAAGCCGAAGCTTATGATGATATCTGTGTTTTGATTATTGATGAAATTAATCGGGCAAATTTATCCAATGTGTTTGGGGAATTAATGTATTTATTAGAATATCGAGATCAAGAAATCTGTTTAGCGGGTAGTTATGAACCCTTTAAAATTCCTGAAAATGTTAGAATTATTGGAACTATGAACACCGCAGATCGTTCTATTGCGTTAGTTGATCATGCGTTGCGTCGTCGTTTTGCTTTTATTAAAATTGCTCCAAATTATACTATATTAAAAGACTATTATGATATCCCCATGATAGATCAACTCATTCCAGTTCTTCAAGATATCAATAAAATGATTAATGATCCGAATTATGAAATCGGTATATCCTTCTTTATGATAGATAATATTCAGGATGATATTGAAGATGTCTGGAGAATGGAAATCGAACCCTATTTAGAAGAATATTTTTATAATGCACTGGATAAAATAGAACAATTTCGATGGAATAAAGTTAAAATTAAACTGAGTTTAAATGCTGATGAAAATAATTGA
- a CDS encoding McrBC 5-methylcytosine restriction system component-like protein yields MKIIELIEYKPKFFKPEELEEAIAYLIYRNYSKYIDIEYPSPKTQKQYKLTAKSYVGFIPLTPDIQILLKPKVPIANLFRMLEYTYNLKSFQLLDGSVHCETIPEFYNRLADILTQKILNQSRKGFYRTYLKNTELLPYVRGKVDFQYQFKHPGTVKLNCEYNHYTADIEDNQILLWTLYIIGRSGLCSEQLSTTVRKAYHTLQGLATQRPFKGDNCLHRSYNRLNQDYQTLHSLCRFFLDNCGVAHQVGNYQMFPFLVRTDILYEKFVYAWLKSHLPANFEIKAQENFDLDKVLEFRIDLVIYDKNTKKVIFILDTKYKIPDSKPSNQDIYQAIAYATLKNSQNAILVYPKPLNQPLNGLFPNSSIRLQSLTFSLEDDLEQSGQRFLKALLNQYNN; encoded by the coding sequence ATGAAAATAATTGAATTGATAGAATATAAACCTAAATTCTTTAAACCAGAGGAATTAGAAGAAGCGATCGCATATCTCATTTATCGTAATTATTCTAAATATATTGATATTGAGTATCCATCCCCGAAAACCCAGAAACAATATAAACTCACCGCTAAAAGTTATGTGGGTTTTATTCCCTTAACCCCTGATATTCAGATTTTACTAAAACCTAAAGTTCCCATTGCTAATTTATTTAGGATGTTGGAATATACCTATAATTTAAAAAGTTTTCAACTGCTAGACGGATCTGTTCATTGTGAAACTATCCCAGAATTTTATAATCGACTAGCTGATATTTTGACACAAAAAATATTAAATCAAAGTCGCAAAGGATTTTATCGAACTTATCTTAAAAATACTGAACTTTTACCTTATGTTCGGGGAAAGGTTGATTTTCAATATCAATTTAAACATCCTGGAACAGTTAAACTCAATTGCGAATATAATCACTATACGGCTGATATTGAAGATAATCAAATCTTGTTATGGACATTATATATTATTGGTCGCAGTGGGTTATGTTCAGAACAGCTATCAACAACCGTTAGAAAAGCCTATCATACCTTACAAGGTTTAGCGACTCAACGACCTTTTAAGGGGGATAATTGTCTTCATCGATCCTATAATAGATTGAATCAAGATTATCAGACTTTACACAGTTTATGTCGATTTTTCTTAGATAATTGTGGAGTAGCACATCAAGTCGGAAATTATCAAATGTTTCCTTTTTTAGTTAGAACTGATATACTCTATGAAAAATTTGTTTATGCTTGGTTAAAATCCCATCTTCCCGCTAATTTTGAAATTAAAGCTCAAGAAAATTTTGATCTCGATAAAGTTTTAGAATTTAGGATTGATCTAGTAATTTATGATAAAAATACAAAGAAAGTTATCTTTATTCTCGATACTAAATATAAAATTCCTGATTCCAAACCATCAAATCAAGACATTTATCAAGCGATCGCCTATGCTACTTTGAAAAATAGCCAAAATGCTATTTTAGTTTATCCAAAACCTTTAAATCAACCTCTAAATGGTCTATTTCCTAATAGTTCAATCCGTTTACAGAGTCTCACCTTTTCTTTAGAAGATGATTTAGAACAGTCCGGTCAAAGGTTTTTAAAAGCATTGTTAAATCAGTACAATAATTAA
- the trmE gene encoding tRNA modification GTPase — protein sequence MAEFLGIGGTIVAIATAIVPQQGSVGIVRMSGSEAQSIAKQLFYSPGRQTWESHRILYGYIRHPQTQKTIDEALLLLMLSPRSYTREDVVEFHCHGGIIAVQQVLQLCIELGARLAQPGEFTLRAFLNGRLDLTQAESVAELVGSQSIAAAQTALAGLQGKLANPIRELRATCLDILAEIEARVDFEEDLPPLNESEIIAQIHQVLGELSQFLATADTGELLRTGLKVAIVGRPNVGKSSLLNAWSRSDRAIVTDLPGTTRDVVESQLVVGGIPIQVLDTAGIRHSEDQVEKIGIERSHQAAQSADLVLFTLDAVVGLTEADLEIYQQVKHRHFIVIINKIDRVKSEELEELKQTIIDSLMIENIEIVSMSAGFNQGIPDLEIAILNSVYGENIQAANLEFAINQRQAAALTRAKICLEQVETTINDQLPFDFWTIDLRGAIHALGEVTGEEVTESVLDRIFSRFCIGK from the coding sequence ATGGCTGAATTTTTGGGAATTGGGGGGACAATTGTGGCGATCGCCACGGCTATTGTACCGCAACAGGGAAGTGTGGGAATTGTTCGGATGTCGGGGAGTGAAGCTCAATCCATTGCCAAACAGTTATTTTATTCCCCAGGACGACAAACTTGGGAAAGTCACCGAATTTTATATGGCTATATTCGCCATCCCCAAACCCAAAAAACCATTGATGAAGCGTTGTTATTACTAATGTTATCTCCCCGTTCCTATACCCGTGAAGATGTGGTGGAATTTCACTGTCACGGGGGGATAATTGCGGTTCAACAAGTGTTACAATTGTGTATAGAATTAGGGGCAAGATTAGCACAACCCGGAGAATTTACCCTACGGGCTTTTTTAAATGGCAGATTAGATTTAACTCAAGCCGAAAGTGTAGCGGAATTAGTCGGATCTCAATCAATTGCGGCGGCACAAACGGCTTTAGCAGGATTACAAGGAAAGTTAGCTAATCCGATTCGAGAATTACGGGCAACCTGTTTAGATATTTTAGCCGAAATTGAAGCCAGGGTAGATTTTGAGGAAGATTTGCCCCCGTTAAATGAGTCAGAAATTATCGCCCAAATTCATCAAGTTTTAGGAGAATTATCGCAATTCTTAGCAACTGCTGACACGGGTGAACTATTAAGAACTGGGTTAAAAGTAGCAATTGTGGGTCGTCCCAATGTGGGAAAATCGAGTTTATTAAATGCTTGGAGTCGGAGCGATCGCGCCATTGTTACGGACTTACCGGGAACCACGCGGGATGTGGTAGAATCGCAATTAGTTGTGGGAGGAATCCCGATTCAAGTATTAGATACGGCGGGAATTCGTCACTCGGAAGATCAGGTGGAAAAAATTGGCATTGAGCGATCGCATCAAGCCGCCCAATCAGCCGATTTAGTGTTATTTACCTTAGATGCTGTTGTGGGTTTAACGGAAGCCGATTTAGAGATTTATCAACAGGTCAAACATCGTCATTTTATTGTTATAATTAATAAAATAGATCGGGTTAAATCAGAGGAATTAGAGGAGTTAAAACAAACCATAATTGACAGTTTAATGATAGAAAATATTGAGATAGTTTCTATGTCAGCCGGGTTCAATCAAGGGATTCCAGATTTAGAAATAGCCATATTAAATTCAGTTTACGGCGAAAATATTCAAGCTGCTAATTTAGAATTTGCGATTAACCAACGTCAAGCCGCCGCCCTAACCCGTGCTAAAATTTGTTTAGAACAAGTGGAAACAACCATTAATGATCAACTTCCCTTTGATTTTTGGACAATTGATCTCCGAGGTGCGATTCATGCGTTAGGAGAAGTCACGGGAGAGGAAGTCACAGAATCGGTTTTAGATAGAATTTTTAGTCGTTTTTGTATTGGGAAATAG
- a CDS encoding squalene/phytoene synthase, whose product MNWQKDPLSVLQDTSRTFYIPISRLPPLLQEAVASAYLCMRAIDEVEDHPGLDNATKAQLLHRMSQNFQAAVCRETIADDWFAEFSDIETLEEVTLRVGEWAKLAPERIGPRIWDATAAMADRMAFWAERNWRIETEAELDQYTFGVAGAVGLLLSDLWAWYDGTQTHRVYAIGFGRGLQAVNILRNYKDDGSRGVDFFPEGWTSEQMHSYAKRNLALADAYTGALPSGPALDFCRIPLALAHATLNVLADGQDKLTRSAVVELIEQVCGGK is encoded by the coding sequence ATGAATTGGCAAAAAGATCCCCTGTCCGTCCTGCAAGATACAAGTCGAACGTTTTATATACCCATTAGTCGTTTACCTCCTTTACTCCAAGAAGCAGTGGCATCTGCGTATTTGTGTATGCGGGCGATTGATGAAGTTGAAGATCATCCCGGTTTGGATAATGCCACAAAAGCGCAATTGCTGCATAGGATGAGCCAAAATTTTCAAGCGGCGGTGTGTCGAGAAACTATTGCTGATGATTGGTTTGCGGAATTTTCCGATATTGAAACCTTGGAAGAAGTCACCCTACGGGTGGGAGAATGGGCCAAATTAGCCCCGGAACGGATTGGCCCTCGGATTTGGGATGCAACGGCGGCGATGGCTGACCGGATGGCGTTTTGGGCCGAACGTAATTGGCGGATTGAAACGGAGGCTGAGTTAGATCAATATACCTTCGGTGTGGCTGGGGCTGTGGGGCTGTTGTTATCGGATTTGTGGGCTTGGTATGATGGTACACAAACGCACCGAGTTTACGCCATTGGGTTTGGTCGAGGGTTACAGGCGGTGAATATTCTGCGGAATTATAAAGATGATGGCAGTCGAGGGGTAGATTTTTTTCCCGAAGGTTGGACATCGGAACAAATGCACAGCTATGCAAAACGGAATTTAGCCTTAGCAGATGCCTACACGGGGGCCTTACCCTCTGGCCCAGCCTTGGATTTTTGCCGAATTCCTCTAGCTTTGGCCCATGCTACTTTAAATGTATTAGCAGATGGTCAGGACAAACTAACTCGCAGTGCCGTTGTGGAGTTGATTGAACAGGTTTGTGGTGGTAAATAA
- a CDS encoding putative spermidine/putrescine ABC transporter ATP-binding subunit, translating to MLQAATQNQGAIRAPAKFDVELRKVFKVFNGETAVRGVDLDIRRGEFFSILGPSGCGKTTTLRLIAGFEMPSAGEVLIRGQSVTQTPAYLRPVNTVFQSYALFNHLTVWENIAFGLRLKRLIKPEVEEKVREALALVKMESFANRYPSQLSGGQQQRVALARALVNRPAVLLLDEPLGALDLKLRKQMQVELTNLHRNLGLTFIMVTHDQEEAMSLSDRIAVMHDGRIEQIGSPNEIYEYPQTPFVADFIGDTNLFRGTVESVDASRLFIVTETGLNIEIQQIEIPGIQLPQQDLRNGASAVVSVRPEKVILSFYPVSGSVNCFEGRLLNTMYLGTHIQYVVKLLSGENVMVRQPKTGESLPDSNTPVYVCWGTTDCLALPDQK from the coding sequence ATGCTGCAAGCGGCTACGCAGAATCAAGGTGCTATTAGAGCACCAGCGAAGTTTGATGTTGAACTTCGTAAAGTGTTCAAGGTTTTTAATGGGGAAACGGCCGTTCGTGGCGTGGATCTCGATATTCGTCGAGGAGAATTTTTTAGTATTTTGGGGCCATCAGGTTGCGGTAAAACAACAACACTGCGACTGATAGCTGGGTTTGAAATGCCTTCGGCCGGAGAAGTCTTAATTCGAGGTCAGTCCGTTACCCAAACTCCCGCCTATCTGCGTCCGGTAAATACGGTATTTCAGAGTTATGCTCTGTTTAACCATTTGACCGTTTGGGAAAATATCGCCTTTGGACTCCGGCTAAAACGTCTGATCAAGCCGGAAGTTGAGGAAAAAGTTCGGGAAGCGTTAGCTTTGGTCAAGATGGAATCCTTTGCTAACCGTTATCCCTCTCAACTGTCCGGGGGTCAACAGCAACGGGTTGCTTTAGCTAGGGCCTTAGTTAATCGTCCAGCCGTATTATTATTGGATGAACCTTTAGGGGCTTTGGATTTAAAACTGCGGAAACAAATGCAGGTGGAACTTACCAATCTCCATCGCAATTTGGGTTTAACTTTTATTATGGTCACCCACGACCAAGAGGAAGCCATGAGTCTGTCTGATCGAATTGCAGTTATGCACGATGGCAGAATTGAACAAATTGGCAGTCCTAACGAGATTTATGAATATCCTCAAACTCCTTTTGTCGCCGATTTTATTGGGGATACAAACCTATTTCGGGGGACGGTTGAAAGTGTCGATGCCAGCCGTTTATTTATTGTTACGGAAACGGGATTGAATATTGAAATTCAACAGATTGAAATTCCGGGTATTCAACTCCCTCAACAGGATTTAAGAAACGGTGCATCGGCGGTGGTGAGTGTGCGTCCTGAGAAGGTGATCTTGAGTTTTTATCCTGTTAGTGGTTCTGTGAACTGTTTTGAAGGCCGTTTATTAAATACAATGTACTTGGGAACCCATATTCAATATGTTGTGAAATTATTATCCGGGGAAAATGTGATGGTTCGTCAACCCAAAACTGGGGAAAGTTTACCGGATAGCAATACCCCCGTTTATGTGTGTTGGGGAACAACAGATTGTTTAGCACTACCCGACCAGAAATAA
- a CDS encoding TPR domain protein, producing MQPDTSTTYLKQGQQLQREGRLTEAEVAYRQAMEINPIFYGSFRYLGEVLAVQGKLDQAVEAYQRAKELNPKALWVHQRLGEVFLQLNKIDDAIACFQTVIEINPDFSWAYNGLGECWSLKENRENAIAAYQKAVELNPDSETFRHKLEKVLAEQELVSEEEITEKVEDSLEIEKTPIEQKTIEEVIADWRRNGELNSQADNNSLLNSLEPISTILISPEQLAIRSGQLVEKGTRKQLISPEGNQGLVSFGPYIHVPDGLYLINIDWELLESLENYLENEIPQIVFNFDIVSEAAIVVWHASTVNIEQKKLEFFVEIIGVDNLEVRFFANGIGFAVNFIQFTLLYQPTPSDYLNLGRSLQLKGRINPAITAYKKSFSPTQKFNSLKELGDFLTRTGYQEEASIVYYKIANSNDSNLAEKISACESALEIKPQWLEMTSKLSELYENLGQLEDAIQNYQKQLETSPDWIEGYLKLAEIYEKIGQIDLAIHSYQRILEIEWDYPEVYARIGRLERQQGKYKREISREPFPDQQLKLTVVIPTYNRSTRLKHSLENNLKTDRSDIEFLIIDNNSTDNTAEVVQNFMGNDQRIRYINNVANLGTARNMFLGLVSCKAPLAMILADDDYVTEGFVDLVIWIFDTHPTVGGVFNCSQEDIKKSMFSTNPRGGCLYKKGLEGINIAMWAVALCGSAFRQSFVNYHAFKLDASIIPQQWFSLDLVMRHDVYGVFSETEYSRINAYLSITTTDGQTGGNNMLYRVQNGFMPWDVGAYERINFHLYRLAKLGLKELVGRYVDGWIFAHFRIWLGDGDPEGASILISRVIRNPYIRYSIVFWNSLINIAFSKEVALPMPNKLCLVLLGCFMLIWRLILKLRECTDSGLADIYYVGAWPRKDTPELKHSKLDWEAEGSADIGYSATTVIFDLECELG from the coding sequence ATGCAGCCGGACACTTCTACAACCTATCTTAAACAAGGTCAGCAGTTACAACGGGAAGGCCGACTGACTGAAGCGGAAGTTGCTTATCGTCAGGCTATGGAAATAAATCCCATTTTCTATGGTAGTTTTCGATATTTAGGGGAAGTTCTGGCAGTTCAGGGAAAGTTGGATCAGGCGGTTGAGGCGTATCAACGGGCTAAGGAACTTAATCCTAAAGCCTTATGGGTGCATCAACGGTTAGGTGAGGTGTTTCTACAACTGAATAAAATAGACGATGCGATCGCTTGTTTTCAAACTGTTATTGAGATTAACCCCGATTTTAGTTGGGCTTACAATGGTTTAGGGGAATGTTGGAGTTTGAAGGAAAATAGGGAAAATGCGATCGCAGCTTATCAAAAAGCGGTTGAGTTGAATCCTGATTCTGAGACGTTTCGCCACAAGTTAGAGAAAGTATTAGCTGAACAAGAATTAGTTTCTGAAGAAGAAATAACAGAGAAGGTTGAAGATAGTTTGGAGATAGAGAAAACTCCTATAGAACAAAAGACTATAGAAGAAGTGATCGCCGATTGGCGACGTAATGGTGAGTTAAATTCACAAGCAGATAATAATAGCTTATTAAATAGCTTAGAACCAATATCAACTATCCTCATTTCGCCTGAACAGTTAGCTATTCGTTCAGGTCAACTTGTTGAGAAAGGCACTAGAAAACAGTTAATTAGTCCCGAGGGAAATCAAGGCTTAGTGTCTTTTGGCCCTTATATTCATGTTCCTGACGGTTTGTATCTGATCAATATAGATTGGGAATTATTAGAAAGCTTAGAAAATTATTTAGAGAATGAAATACCCCAAATTGTATTCAATTTTGATATTGTTTCAGAAGCAGCTATTGTGGTATGGCACGCCTCAACAGTGAATATAGAGCAAAAAAAATTGGAATTTTTCGTGGAAATTATAGGTGTAGATAATTTAGAAGTTAGATTTTTTGCTAACGGCATTGGTTTTGCAGTAAATTTTATTCAGTTTACCCTTCTATATCAGCCCACTCCTTCAGACTATCTCAACTTAGGTAGAAGCCTTCAATTGAAAGGTAGAATTAATCCTGCTATAACAGCTTACAAAAAAAGTTTTAGTCCCACACAAAAGTTTAACTCTTTAAAAGAATTAGGCGATTTTTTAACTCGAACTGGTTATCAAGAAGAAGCGAGCATTGTTTATTACAAAATTGCAAACTCTAATGACAGTAATTTAGCAGAAAAAATTTCTGCTTGTGAATCAGCACTAGAAATAAAACCTCAATGGCTAGAGATGACCTCCAAGTTATCTGAACTCTATGAAAACCTAGGACAGTTAGAGGATGCTATTCAAAATTATCAGAAACAACTAGAAACATCACCTGATTGGATAGAAGGCTACTTAAAGTTAGCAGAAATTTATGAAAAAATTGGTCAAATAGACTTGGCCATTCATTCTTATCAGAGAATTTTAGAGATTGAATGGGATTATCCAGAAGTCTATGCAAGAATTGGAAGGCTAGAAAGACAACAAGGTAAATATAAGAGAGAAATTAGCAGAGAGCCTTTTCCTGATCAGCAATTAAAGTTAACTGTTGTTATTCCAACGTATAACCGATCAACAAGACTTAAACACTCCCTAGAAAATAATCTCAAAACGGATCGCTCTGATATTGAATTTTTAATTATTGACAATAACTCGACTGATAATACTGCTGAAGTGGTACAAAATTTTATGGGAAACGATCAAAGGATTAGATATATAAATAACGTTGCAAACCTAGGCACTGCAAGGAATATGTTTTTGGGATTGGTCAGTTGTAAAGCTCCATTAGCAATGATCTTAGCAGACGATGACTATGTTACAGAAGGATTCGTTGACTTAGTGATTTGGATCTTTGACACTCATCCTACCGTTGGTGGCGTTTTTAATTGCTCGCAAGAAGATATTAAGAAATCTATGTTTTCAACAAATCCACGAGGAGGGTGTCTTTACAAAAAAGGATTGGAGGGAATAAACATTGCAATGTGGGCTGTTGCTTTATGTGGTAGTGCATTTAGGCAAAGCTTTGTAAATTATCATGCGTTTAAATTAGATGCTTCAATCATCCCTCAACAGTGGTTTAGCCTTGATCTAGTTATGCGACATGATGTTTACGGTGTTTTTTCAGAAACAGAATATAGTAGGATTAACGCCTACTTAAGCATTACAACAACCGATGGACAGACAGGGGGAAACAATATGTTATACCGAGTCCAAAATGGATTTATGCCTTGGGATGTGGGAGCTTATGAAAGAATCAATTTTCATTTATATAGATTAGCAAAATTGGGTCTTAAGGAACTTGTAGGTAGATATGTTGATGGATGGATCTTCGCACATTTTAGGATTTGGCTGGGAGATGGTGATCCAGAAGGTGCTTCGATTCTAATTAGTAGAGTAATTAGAAACCCTTACATAAGATACTCAATCGTCTTTTGGAATTCATTGATAAACATAGCTTTTTCTAAAGAAGTAGCCTTGCCAATGCCTAACAAACTTTGTCTGGTTCTGCTAGGTTGTTTTATGTTAATTTGGAGACTGATTCTTAAATTAAGAGAGTGTACAGACTCAGGGTTAGCAGATATTTATTATGTTGGGGCATGGCCTCGTAAGGATACCCCTGAACTGAAACACTCTAAACTTGACTGGGAGGCGGAAGGTTCTGCTGATATAGGTTATTCAGCTACTACTGTTATTTTTGACTTAGAGTGCGAGTTGGGCTAA
- a CDS encoding transketolase-like protein, which translates to MRSAFATALVKAAQLDDRVVLLTGDHGYALFDEFRQVCPQQYINAGVAEQNMIGVAAGLAKSGFRPVVYGLSAFLPIRVLEQIKLDICYQQLPVVLMGDGAGVVYSSLGSSHQSTEDIAVLRALPNISILSPADGYEMTQCMSLALNADCPVYLRMGKADLGDIHNSLPELSWGQLCPIKSGIGEIGFIATGSMVKTALQTAQKFDDSSVWSVPSVKPIDVNQIVTICKQHRTVVVLEEHSIYGGLGSVVAEIATTYAPTWICRIGIQDRFSHFCGSYEYLMGEHNLDTNSVLEQIGTFLCKAAMIDANINLH; encoded by the coding sequence ATGAGAAGTGCTTTTGCGACTGCTTTGGTCAAAGCGGCTCAATTAGATGATCGAGTTGTTTTGTTGACAGGCGATCATGGCTACGCCTTATTTGATGAATTTCGTCAAGTTTGCCCTCAACAGTATATCAATGCAGGTGTGGCTGAACAAAATATGATTGGTGTAGCGGCTGGACTTGCTAAGTCTGGCTTTAGACCTGTTGTATATGGGTTAAGCGCATTTCTTCCCATACGGGTGCTAGAACAGATTAAGTTGGATATTTGTTATCAACAATTACCAGTGGTACTGATGGGCGATGGTGCAGGAGTTGTTTACAGTAGTTTAGGGTCAAGCCACCAAAGCACTGAAGATATAGCTGTTTTGCGAGCTTTGCCAAATATATCAATTCTTTCACCAGCCGATGGCTATGAAATGACTCAATGTATGAGTTTAGCCCTTAATGCAGATTGTCCAGTATATTTGCGAATGGGTAAAGCTGATTTGGGAGATATTCATAATTCTCTCCCAGAGCTAAGTTGGGGTCAGTTATGTCCTATTAAGTCAGGAATCGGTGAAATCGGATTTATTGCTACTGGTTCTATGGTTAAAACTGCATTACAAACTGCCCAAAAGTTCGATGATAGTTCCGTATGGAGTGTACCTTCAGTGAAGCCAATAGATGTTAACCAGATTGTCACTATTTGTAAACAGCATCGGACTGTAGTAGTATTAGAAGAACATTCAATATATGGGGGTTTGGGGTCTGTGGTGGCTGAAATTGCAACTACGTATGCTCCCACATGGATATGTAGAATTGGGATTCAGGATAGATTTTCTCATTTCTGTGGTAGTTATGAATATCTTATGGGAGAACATAATTTAGATACAAATTCAGTGTTAGAGCAGATAGGGACTTTTTTGTGTAAAGCTGCTATGATTGATGCTAATATTAATTTACATTAG